A genome region from Candidatus Hydrogenedentota bacterium includes the following:
- a CDS encoding sigma-70 family RNA polymerase sigma factor, with the protein MTDNNAANIARFETATPHLRPVDAPLHVSEWSDEDLMLAHGRGDESAFEELVRRFNRPMFNYIYRMVQNRHVAEELTQETFMALVKNAGRYTPTAKFSTYLYTIASNIVYKEWARQKRRPRIFSLSWWGNDGAEDGDSPMDSISDDKACVLTAFKRGEISEAVNEALHKVPEHYREAFVLKRFQGLSYEEIAEITDCPVGTIKSRIARAEYALRPHLEKYREYLH; encoded by the coding sequence ATGACCGACAACAATGCAGCCAACATAGCCCGGTTTGAAACCGCCACGCCGCATCTGCGTCCGGTGGACGCGCCCCTTCATGTTTCGGAATGGTCCGACGAGGACCTGATGCTGGCGCATGGCCGGGGGGACGAGTCCGCCTTCGAGGAACTGGTCCGGCGCTTCAACCGGCCCATGTTCAACTACATCTACCGCATGGTGCAGAACCGCCACGTGGCCGAGGAGCTGACCCAGGAAACCTTCATGGCCCTGGTGAAGAACGCGGGCCGCTACACCCCCACGGCGAAGTTCTCGACCTATCTGTACACGATCGCGTCAAACATCGTTTATAAGGAGTGGGCCCGCCAGAAGCGGCGCCCGCGCATTTTCAGCCTTTCCTGGTGGGGAAACGACGGGGCCGAAGACGGCGACAGCCCGATGGACAGCATCAGCGACGACAAGGCGTGCGTGCTGACCGCGTTCAAGCGCGGTGAAATCTCCGAGGCTGTGAACGAGGCGCTGCACAAGGTGCCCGAGCACTACCGCGAGGCCTTCGTGCTGAAGCGGTTCCAGGGGCTGTCCTACGAGGAAATCGCGGAGATCACGGACTGCCCGGTGGGCACCATCAAGTCGCGCATCGCCCGGGCGGAGTACGCCCTGCGGCCGCATCTGGAGAAGTACCGGGAATATCTGCATTAA
- a CDS encoding exo-alpha-sialidase, giving the protein MLAVVFLAVPVFAQTPAPVPYDIVLDVPVEHDDGKYLWFHPRAAAVPGAGKDGAPLVVMTLQKHLQVSDFYSELYCMLTDDLGKTWSGPDAIPELPWREGPENSIIAVCDVTPGWHAPTGKVLGIGAQLYYKQGGALFEKADRADQTAYTVFDPKDRSWTPWKLIEMPADPKFNFSRNACAQWLVEPDGSLLLPLYFGKSAQEDFSVTVARCRFDGTTLSYVEHGTEMTVQGGRGLCEPSLVKCGDRYFLTLRNDARGYVTSGTDGLHFDPITPWLFDDGEELGSYNTQQHWLAHGDNLFLVYTRRGANNDHVMRNRAPLFIAQVDQDTLRVLRATERVLIPERGAAMGNFGAGPVTDNESWVTVGEGVWNDEARKRGAKGALYVARVLWGKAE; this is encoded by the coding sequence ATGCTTGCCGTGGTATTTTTGGCGGTTCCGGTCTTTGCGCAGACACCCGCGCCCGTCCCTTATGACATCGTGCTGGATGTGCCGGTGGAACACGACGACGGCAAGTATCTGTGGTTCCACCCGCGCGCGGCGGCGGTTCCCGGCGCGGGCAAGGACGGCGCGCCGCTGGTGGTGATGACCCTGCAAAAGCATCTCCAAGTGTCGGATTTCTACTCGGAACTCTACTGCATGCTGACCGACGACCTGGGGAAGACCTGGTCCGGGCCGGACGCGATTCCGGAACTGCCCTGGCGCGAGGGGCCGGAGAACTCCATCATCGCCGTGTGCGACGTGACCCCCGGCTGGCACGCGCCCACGGGGAAGGTGCTGGGCATCGGCGCGCAGCTCTATTACAAGCAGGGCGGGGCGCTCTTCGAGAAGGCGGACCGCGCGGACCAGACGGCCTACACGGTCTTCGACCCGAAGGACCGGTCCTGGACCCCGTGGAAACTGATTGAGATGCCCGCCGACCCGAAGTTCAATTTCTCGCGGAACGCCTGCGCCCAGTGGCTGGTCGAGCCGGACGGGTCCCTGCTGCTGCCGCTGTATTTCGGAAAGAGCGCCCAGGAGGATTTCTCCGTCACCGTGGCCCGGTGCCGCTTTGACGGGACCACCCTGTCCTATGTGGAGCACGGCACGGAGATGACCGTGCAGGGCGGGCGGGGCCTCTGCGAGCCGTCCCTCGTGAAGTGCGGGGACCGCTATTTCCTCACCCTGCGCAACGACGCGCGGGGCTATGTCACCTCCGGCACGGACGGCCTGCACTTCGACCCCATCACCCCGTGGCTCTTCGACGACGGCGAAGAGCTGGGCTCATACAACACGCAGCAGCACTGGCTGGCGCATGGGGACAACCTGTTTCTGGTGTATACCCGGCGCGGCGCGAACAACGATCATGTCATGCGCAACCGCGCGCCGCTCTTCATCGCCCAGGTGGACCAGGACACCCTGCGGGTGCTGCGCGCCACCGAGCGGGTGCTCATCCCCGAGCGCGGCGCCGCCATGGGCAACTTCGGCGCGGGCCCGGTCACGGACAACGAGTCCTGGGTCACTGTCGGCGAGGGCGTGTGGAACGACGAGGCCCGGAAACGCGGCGCCAAGGGCGCGCTTTACGTGGCGCGGGTGCTGTGGGGAAAGGCGGAGTGA
- a CDS encoding type II toxin-antitoxin system HicA family toxin: MSRLPRIRATEAIAALRKVGFNVVRIKGSHHVLAHADGRMTVIPVHAGEDLGPGLLRQILRDADLTCDQFSGLL, from the coding sequence ATGAGCCGCCTGCCTCGAATTCGGGCAACCGAAGCGATAGCGGCATTGCGAAAGGTGGGTTTCAACGTGGTGCGCATCAAAGGCAGTCATCACGTCTTGGCACATGCCGACGGACGCATGACGGTTATACCCGTACATGCCGGGGAAGACTTGGGGCCTGGGCTTCTGCGCCAGATCCTTCGTGATGCGGATTTGACTTGCGACCAGTTCTCCGGGTTGCTTTGA
- a CDS encoding type II toxin-antitoxin system HicB family antitoxin, whose protein sequence is MKKEVHVFIERDEDGWLVGSIPSLPGCHTQARTMDELGARMQEAIEAYLVAAGEDAVIGDFVGVQKVAVDV, encoded by the coding sequence ATGAAAAAAGAGGTGCATGTCTTTATTGAACGCGATGAAGACGGCTGGCTTGTGGGTTCCATACCTTCTCTTCCCGGCTGCCATACCCAGGCACGCACGATGGACGAACTGGGAGCGCGAATGCAGGAGGCTATCGAAGCCTATCTGGTTGCGGCGGGTGAAGACGCTGTGATCGGTGATTTTGTTGGAGTACAGAAGGTTGCGGTGGATGTATGA
- a CDS encoding sugar phosphate isomerase/epimerase encodes MEVGMLTGPFGNESLETVLDFAESVSISCLEIPAHAGSRHLDASKLTAAKAKEVRAALDARMLRISALALYTCDISVPKKVKAVQAQAKVVIDAAAKLGVPTVCMLAGFPAPGLSKIETIRTVLPAAFKPILAHARKKGVNIALENWYQTCLQGIDTFEALFEAVPDANFGLNYDPSHLVHQQCDHLAPVGMFGNRIFHTHAKDTLIDYAKRARTGVYAEGWWRYVIPGSGVIRWGEYISHLRMNGYDGVLSIEHEDAAQTREEGFARGAWHLEQFC; translated from the coding sequence ATGGAAGTTGGCATGCTGACCGGCCCCTTCGGCAATGAGTCCCTGGAGACGGTGCTGGACTTTGCGGAGTCAGTCTCCATTTCCTGCCTCGAGATACCCGCGCATGCGGGGAGCAGGCACCTGGACGCGTCAAAGCTCACCGCGGCGAAGGCAAAAGAGGTCCGGGCGGCCCTGGACGCGCGCATGCTCCGCATCAGCGCGCTGGCCCTTTACACCTGCGACATCAGCGTGCCGAAAAAGGTGAAGGCCGTGCAGGCGCAGGCGAAGGTCGTGATAGACGCGGCGGCGAAACTGGGCGTGCCCACGGTGTGCATGCTGGCGGGCTTCCCCGCGCCGGGCCTGTCGAAAATCGAGACCATCCGCACCGTCCTTCCCGCCGCGTTCAAGCCCATCCTGGCCCACGCGCGGAAGAAGGGCGTGAACATCGCCCTGGAAAACTGGTACCAGACCTGCCTCCAGGGCATAGACACCTTCGAGGCCCTTTTCGAGGCCGTCCCCGACGCCAATTTCGGCCTGAACTACGACCCGTCGCACCTGGTCCACCAGCAGTGCGACCATCTGGCGCCGGTCGGCATGTTCGGAAACCGCATCTTCCACACCCACGCGAAGGACACCCTGATTGACTACGCGAAGCGGGCCAGGACCGGCGTGTACGCCGAAGGCTGGTGGCGCTATGTCATCCCCGGCTCGGGCGTGATTCGTTGGGGTGAGTACATCAGCCACCTGCGCATGAACGGCTACGACGGCGTCCTGAGCATCGAGCACGAGGACGCCGCCCAGACCCGCGAGGAGGGTTTCGCCCGGGGCGCATGGCATCTGGAGCAGTTCTGCTGA
- a CDS encoding nucleotidyltransferase family protein has protein sequence MDRQRALELLRQSKPELQARFGVTRLALFGSTARDTASSGSDVDVLVAFEGPATSRRYFGVQFHLEDLLGCPVDLVTEKALRPELRTRIEKERVNV, from the coding sequence ATGGACAGACAACGCGCCCTTGAATTGCTGAGACAAAGCAAGCCCGAATTGCAGGCCCGTTTCGGCGTGACCCGGCTGGCATTGTTTGGCTCGACCGCCCGCGACACGGCAAGCAGCGGCAGCGATGTGGACGTGCTGGTGGCTTTTGAGGGTCCCGCCACCTCCCGGCGCTATTTTGGGGTGCAATTCCACTTGGAAGACCTCCTCGGCTGCCCGGTTGACCTGGTCACTGAGAAGGCCCTGCGGCCGGAGTTGCGCACGCGGATCGAAAAGGAGCGTGTCAATGTCTGA
- a CDS encoding alcohol dehydrogenase catalytic domain-containing protein, which translates to MKALVYDGGLRVVEAPMPAPAPGEALVRVLSAGICNTDLEICRGYMGFTGVLGHEFVGVVEQAADGSLIGKRVVGEINCVCHRCDWCRMEMPHHCAARTVLGISGRPGAFAEYVALPEENLHVVPGNIRDDVAVFAEPLAAAFRIPEQVSVSPGERVIVLGDGKLGQLCAQVLALSTKNVLCVGRHQWKLDLLSLRGVQGQLSDAPLEPGADLVVEATGRTGGLARALELVRPEGTVVLKTTVAETEPLDTSIPVINEVRLVGSRCGPFRPALEALARGAVEVRPMVTEAYDLREGVHAMTRAGAPGVMKVLLRM; encoded by the coding sequence ATGAAAGCGCTGGTGTATGACGGGGGATTGCGGGTGGTGGAGGCGCCCATGCCGGCGCCCGCGCCGGGCGAGGCGCTGGTCCGGGTGCTTTCGGCGGGCATCTGCAACACGGACCTGGAGATATGCCGGGGTTACATGGGGTTCACCGGGGTGCTGGGCCACGAGTTCGTCGGGGTGGTGGAGCAGGCGGCGGACGGCAGCCTGATTGGCAAGCGGGTGGTGGGCGAAATCAACTGTGTCTGCCACCGCTGCGACTGGTGCCGCATGGAGATGCCCCACCATTGCGCCGCGCGGACCGTGCTGGGCATTTCGGGCCGTCCGGGCGCCTTCGCGGAGTATGTCGCCCTGCCGGAGGAGAATCTCCATGTCGTGCCGGGGAACATCCGGGACGATGTCGCGGTGTTCGCGGAACCCCTGGCGGCGGCGTTCCGCATTCCGGAGCAGGTCTCCGTCAGTCCGGGGGAGCGGGTCATCGTGCTGGGGGACGGCAAACTGGGCCAGCTCTGCGCGCAGGTGCTGGCCCTGTCCACGAAAAATGTCCTCTGCGTCGGCAGGCACCAGTGGAAACTGGACCTCCTGAGCCTGCGGGGCGTCCAGGGGCAGTTGTCCGACGCGCCCCTGGAGCCGGGCGCGGACCTGGTGGTGGAGGCCACGGGCCGGACCGGCGGGCTGGCCCGCGCCCTGGAACTGGTCCGGCCCGAGGGCACGGTGGTGCTGAAGACCACCGTGGCGGAGACGGAGCCGCTGGACACCAGCATCCCGGTCATCAACGAGGTGCGGCTGGTCGGCTCGCGGTGCGGGCCGTTCCGCCCGGCCCTCGAGGCGCTGGCGCGGGGCGCGGTCGAGGTGCGCCCGATGGTCACCGAGGCGTATGATCTGCGGGAGGGCGTCCACGCCATGACCCGCGCCGGCGCCCCCGGCGTGATGAAGGTGCTGCTGCGGATGTAG
- a CDS encoding alpha-L-fucosidase: MAQKPLSRRAFLAASGAGAAGLAASGAVVEDPAMTEAAEKKGAQRLGMAQLKSWEKLGYGMFIHFGMSTFVQDELPDGSHPAETYAPDRLDVDQWIRVAAEAGMRYAVLTTKHVAGHCLWPTELTDYSVKNSANTTDVVGAFVAACRSNGVLPGFYYCSWDNHNRFGSRTPSDGDGPFTTSTYQTFQTAQITELLTRYGNIAEMWVDIPGVLGRGYRTFLYNHIASLQPGAVIMMNSGISTQETYDIEYAWPSDIIAIERSLPVEAGYQKTREIEGKEYYMPGEVCDPVGKEWFWVEGDKPRSDDELLKQFRACKDRGVNLLLDVPPDKHGVIPDETVQALMRLRKNAGI; this comes from the coding sequence ATGGCACAGAAACCCCTTTCAAGGCGCGCCTTTCTGGCGGCGTCCGGCGCGGGCGCGGCGGGGCTGGCCGCTTCCGGCGCGGTTGTGGAGGACCCGGCGATGACGGAGGCCGCTGAGAAAAAGGGCGCGCAGCGCCTGGGCATGGCCCAGTTGAAATCCTGGGAAAAGCTCGGCTACGGCATGTTCATCCACTTCGGCATGAGCACCTTTGTCCAGGACGAGCTGCCGGACGGGTCACACCCCGCCGAAACCTACGCGCCAGACCGGCTGGACGTGGACCAGTGGATTCGCGTGGCCGCCGAGGCGGGCATGCGCTACGCCGTGCTCACCACGAAGCATGTGGCGGGGCACTGCCTCTGGCCCACGGAACTCACGGACTACTCCGTGAAGAACAGCGCCAACACCACGGACGTGGTCGGGGCGTTTGTGGCGGCGTGCCGCTCGAACGGCGTCCTGCCGGGCTTTTACTACTGCTCCTGGGACAACCACAACCGCTTCGGCAGCCGCACCCCCTCCGACGGCGACGGCCCCTTCACCACCTCGACGTACCAGACTTTTCAGACGGCGCAGATCACCGAGCTGCTCACCCGCTACGGCAACATCGCCGAAATGTGGGTGGACATCCCCGGCGTGCTTGGGCGGGGCTACCGCACCTTCCTCTACAACCACATCGCCTCGCTCCAGCCCGGCGCCGTGATCATGATGAACAGCGGCATCAGCACCCAGGAGACCTATGACATCGAGTACGCCTGGCCCTCCGACATCATCGCCATCGAGCGCAGCCTGCCCGTCGAGGCGGGCTACCAGAAGACGCGCGAGATCGAGGGGAAGGAGTATTACATGCCCGGCGAGGTCTGCGACCCCGTCGGCAAGGAATGGTTCTGGGTCGAGGGCGACAAGCCGCGGAGCGACGACGAGCTGCTGAAACAGTTCCGCGCCTGCAAAGATCGCGGGGTGAACCTCCTCCTCGACGTGCCGCCGGACAAACACGGCGTCATCCCCGACGAGACCGTGCAGGCCCTCATGCGCCTGCGGAAAAACGCCGGAATTTGA
- a CDS encoding DUF86 domain-containing protein: protein MSEPGNSEWRLYLNDMIDFAGKVLAYTNGLDQAGFSANGLAYDATLRNLELIGEAATHIPDEVRAAHPQIPWRMIIATRNRLIHGYLGIDDDTLWSIIKDDVPTLLTMLEALKSEA, encoded by the coding sequence ATGTCTGAACCCGGCAACTCCGAATGGCGTCTCTACCTCAATGACATGATTGACTTCGCCGGCAAGGTGCTGGCCTATACCAATGGACTCGACCAGGCCGGCTTCTCAGCAAATGGGCTTGCCTATGATGCCACACTGCGCAACCTGGAACTGATTGGTGAAGCCGCCACCCATATCCCGGACGAAGTCCGCGCCGCCCATCCCCAAATCCCCTGGCGGATGATCATTGCCACCCGCAACCGCCTGATTCACGGGTATCTCGGCATTGATGACGACACTCTGTGGAGCATCATCAAGGACGACGTGCCCACGCTGCTCACCATGCTTGAGGCCCTGAAGAGCGAAGCATAA